Genomic window (Buchnera aphidicola (Kaburagia rhusicola ensigallis)):
ATTAATTACCTCGAAATAAAAAAAAAATATTATATACTATAGATACACTAAAAGAAATCAGACAAGAAATAGGATTTATAAAACCACTCGGATTAATTATAGGATCAGATAATTTAATAACTCTAGATAAATGGTATAAATGGAAAGAATTGTTAAAATGGTGTCATTTAATAATATTAACGCGATATTTACATCAACCAGAAATTATTAGTAACATTTTAAAAAAATGGATTAAAACTCATATAATTAAAAATTATATTTTATTACAAGAACGTCCTTTTGGATGCATTTTTTTTTCTAACACGCCATACATTAACATTTCTTCTACTTATATTCGAATTTCTTTAAAAAACAATTTTTCCTGCTTACATTTATTACCTATATCTGTAATTAATTACATAAAAACACATAAGTTATACATTTAATGTAATTATTTTGAATAATTATATTAAATATACTATTTGTAGTAATATGAACATTAAAAAAAATGCGAAATATAAATTACTAGATTTAAGAACTTTGCGATGTCCTGAACCTTTAATGCTATTGAGAAAAACCATAAGAGAAATTAATTCTGGTACAATATTATTAATATTAGCAGATGATCCATCAACTATAAGAGACATTCCAAACTTTTGTCATTTTATGAACCATATACTATTAAAATTTGTAATCAACAAATTACCTTATCAATATTTAGTTCAAAAAGGAAATACTTTTTCTACAAACTCCTAAAATACTATTTAATACTTTTATAAAATCTATAAAATTTCTAAAAAAATAAAAAATTAATACATATTCATATTTCAGTTTTCAAAAAAACTAACAATTATTAACTTATTTTTAATAATTGTTAGGATAATATTCTATAGTACTAAACTACATGAATATCATAATAAAAAATACTCAAATTAATCTACAAGCAATTTCAACATTCGTCGCAAAGGTTCTGCAGCACCCCATAATAATTGATCTCCAACAGTAAATGCAGATATATATTTATTTCCAAGGTTTAATTTTCTTAATCTTCCTACAGGAGTCATTAAAGTCCCTGTCACTGCGCATGGAGTTAAATATTTTATAGTTTCATCAATTTCATTTGGAATTACCTTTACCCAATCATTATGATTAGACAAAATATGTTCAATGTCTGTTATAGAAATATCTTGCTTTAACTTAATCATGAACGACTGACTATGGCATCTTAAAGATCCAATTCGAACACACAAACCATCAATAATAATATCTTGTTTGGATGATAATATTTTATTTGTTTCAGCCTGAATCTTCCATTCTTCTTTGCTTTGTCCGTTCTTTATTTTAATATCAATCCAAGGAATCAAACTACCCACTAATGGAACACGAAAATTGTTAACTGGGAAATCTTTAGATAAACTTATTTTACTAATCTTTTTTTCAATACTTAAAATAGACTGAGACGGGTTATCTATATCATCAATTACTTCTTTGCATAACATATTCATCTGCATTAATAATTCAATCATATGTGATGCTCCACTCCCTGATGCTGCTTGATAAGTAGAAACCATTACCCAATCAATTAAATTATTAGAAAAAAGCCCCCCTAACGACATTAGCATTAAGCTCACAGTACAATTTCCACCCACAAAAGTTTTAATATTATTATTAAGTGATTCATTAATTACTGATAAATTAATTGGATCTAACACAATAGCTGATTCATCTTTCATTCTAAGATGAGAGGCAGCATCTATCCAATATCCTTTCCAACCTCTTTGTCTCAATTTATAATATACATTTTTTGTATATTCACTTCCTTGACATGTAACAATAATATCTAATTCTTGTAATATATCTAAATTGTAAGCATTACGTAAATGTCCATAATATTGACTATTAAAAATAGGACCTTTTTTATTAATTTGAGACGTAGAAAAAAAAACTGGATCAAAAAAACAAAAATCGTTTTCTTCTTCTATACGTTGCATTAAAACTGATCCCACCATTCCCCTCCATCCAACAAAACCTACAGATTTTTTCATAATTTATGTTATCCAATAATGTAAAATGCAAATTAAAAAATTTAACATGATATTACAATATATTTAACGCAAAGTATATTATTGCAAGTAATTTTAAATATCGCATAACTCCTGACCTATATATAACAAAAACTATTATATGACTTTAACTAAAGTTAAAAATTTGTTAAAATTTATAATTAGAATCACTAAAATATTACCCACAGATACTTACTAAACAATAGTAAAACTTATTCAATTGTACTACAAAATATTAATCGGATAATAAATCAAAATATTTAGTTGTACATTGATTAATTACTACAAAGTTTAAATCATTGAATTATATCTTTTAAAATTATTCAAATAAATTAAAAATTAATATCTTAATAGATATAATTTTTTATATTATTTTAACGTATTACAAATTTTTTAATATGAGTAAATTATGAACGAAATGATTTCTTCAACTATTTTATTAATTTTAATTATGGATCCATTAGGAAATCTTCCTATATTTATGTCTATATTAAAAAATTTAGAGCCTAAACGCCGCAGAATAGTATTACTACGAGAAATGACAGTAGCATTAATAATAATGTTATTATTTTTATTTGCAGGAGAAAAAATTCTTACTTTACTAAATTTAAAAACCGAAACAGTCTCAATATCAGGTGGAATAATTTTATTTTTAATTGCTATCAAAATGATATTTCCTTCCCACCACTACGAAAAAGAAAAACCATACATCAGCGAAGAACCATTCTTAGTTCCTTTAGCTATTCCTTTAGTAGCAGGTCCATCTCTTTTAGCTACATTGATAGTACTATCACATGAATACTTAAATAAAATAATATACCTAACTGGATCACTTTTAATAGCCTGGACTTGCACAGTAATTATTTTATTATTATCAAATATGTTTTTACGTTTATTTGGTGCTAAAGGAGTAGATGCTTTAGAGAGACTAATGGGATTAATATTAATCATGCTATCTACTCAAATGTTTTTAGACGGTGTTAAATCTTGGTTTCACATCTAAATAATCATGTTAAAAAACTCAAATACAAAAATATACATTATGCTTTTATTGATTAAAAAGGAAATCAACATGCCTAAAAATCGTAACATTTCAAAAAATAACTAACATTGTTAAAAAATAAAAATATTTTTAACGTTGAATAATATTGATATTTTATCGATTAGTTACATGCGCAAAATACTATTATATATTTAAAAAATCTTAACAGTGCAATAAAAATATATTTTAATTTATTTTTTTGTTTACATTTAAAATATCAAAATATATATTTGTAATAAAAGCTTTCATTTTTATAAAACCAACAAAATTCTAAAAAATAATGTTTAAATTCATTTAAATTTTTTAGAATTTTATTTTATCAAACATTTTATTAATGGAAAAAATATGCCAATAATTACAATAAAAGATTTAAGTCTTGCAAATAAAACAGTACTTATAAGATCAGATTTAAATGTACCAATTCAAAACCAAAAAATCGTATCTTATGCTAGAATTCACGCATCATTACCAACTATTCAATTAGCATTAAAAAAACATGCAAAAGTAATTGTTGCTTCTCATTTAGGAAGACCAGAGGAAGAAAAATATAATTCATCACTGTCATTATTTCCCATTTTTAAATATTTTAAAAAAATGTTTAAAGATACTAAAGTAAATTTTTGTAAAGACTATTTACATGGAATAGATATCCAATCAGGAGAACTTGCTGTATTAGAAAACGTAAGATTCAACAAAGGAGAAAAAAATAATAGCATTTCTTTATCTAAAGCATATGCAAATTTATGCGATATATTTGTTATGGATGCTTTTGGAACATTGCATAGAAACGAAGCATCCACTTATGGACTGACAAAATATTCGAAAATAGCATGTGCTGGATTGCTGTTACAACATGAACTAACAACATTAAAAAAATTTTTAAAAAATCCAATTCGACCTCTAGTAACTATTGTTGGAGGTGCAAAAGTATCAACAAAATTCAATTTATTAAAATCATTGTCAAAGATATCAGACACCTTGATAGTTGGAGGAGGTATTGCTAACACATTCATATCTATTGACCACAATGTGGGAAAATCTCTTCATGAGCCTAATTTCGTCGATCAAGCTAAATTATTACGCGATAATTATAATATTTTTGTACCAATAGATTCTCGAGTAAGCACAACATTTAATAAAGACAGTATAGGAATTTCTAAAAATATTTCTGACATAAACATAAACGAAGAAATTATGGATTTCGGAGACAAAACAATAGAAAAAATGGTACCAATACTAAAAAAAGCAAAAACCATTTTCTGGAATGGACCAATAGGTGTATTTGAATTCAAAAATTTTAGGAAAGGAACAGAAATATTAGCCAACACTATTGCTAATAGCAATGCTTTTTCTATAGCAGGAGGAGGAGATACTTTATCCGTAATAGAAAAACTAAACATAAAAAACAAAATTTCTTATATATCTACTGGAGGAGGATCTTTTCTAAAATTTCTAGAACAAGGGGAATTTCCTATAATAAAATTATTAAAAAATTGCGTTTAAAAAAATAAAATAATTTTACTTATATTAAAATTTCTCTTTCATAGGATATTAAAATGTGTAATATTTTGAGTTTAATAAATCCAGGTGTAATAAATGGGTGCGATGCATTAAAAATATTTGAAATAGCTAAAAAAAATTGTTTTGCAATACCTGCAATAAATTGTATAGGAACTGATTCTATAAATATCGTTTTAGAAACGGCAAAAAAAGTTAATAGTCCAGTAATAATACAATTTTCATATGGAGGGTCAAATTTTATTTCAGGAAAAGGATTAAAAACAAGTTCTCGACACAAACAAGCAATATTAGGTGCTATATCAGGAGCTCAGCATGTACATCTAATGGCTAAATACTATGAAATTCCTGTAATTTTGCATACTGATCATTGTAATAAAACCATGTTACCATGGATTGACGAATTAATTAAAAAAGGAGAAAAATATTTCAAAATTAATAAAAAACCTCTTTTTACTTCTCATATGATAGATTTATCTAATGAACCATTAGAATTTAATTTAAGTCAATGCAAACAATATTTAAAAAAAATGAATAACATCAATATGATGTTAGAGATGGAACTTGGTTGCACAGGAGGAGAAGAAGATGGAATAGATAATACTGATATAGATAATTCTTTATTATATACTAAACCAACCGATGTCAATGCTGCATATGAATACTTATCTTCTATAAGTCCTTGCTTTACTATCGCAGCATCATTTGGAAACGTGCATGGTGTATATAAATCAGGCAATGTTAATTTACGACCTACCATTTTAAAAGAATCACAAAATTATGTTAGAAAGAAACATAACCTATCTTATGATCCATTGAACTTTGTATTTCACGGAGGATCTGGATCTTCACTAAAGGACATCAAGACATCAATCAAATATGGAGTAATAAAAATGAATATTGATACTGATGTCCAATGGGCAGCCTGGAAAGGAATATTAAAATTTTATAAAAAAAATCATATGTATTTACAAACTCAATTAGGTAATCCATATGGATCAGATAAACCCAACAAAAAATATTACGATCCTAGAGTTTGGATACGTTCTTCTCAATCATCAGTATCAAACTATCTAAAAAAAATATTTAAAATATTAAATTCTAACAATACCTTATAAAAATATTACAATACATACATACCTCCTAAAAAGTTAGAGGAGGATAAATGTTATTCTCCCTAATTTTAATATTTATACTGACAATATTTATCGTTATATAGTTCCAATATCAATGTCACGTAAAAAGAACTCTAAAGAATATAGATAAAATGGAAAAATTAAATGTAGTAAACGATATTCATCATGCAGGAAATTGGTTAATAAGAAATCAAGAATTACTACTAGGATACGTCATGAATTTCGTGTCTGCTATTATAATATTAATAGTAGGTTTTTTTATAGCTAAAATAGTTTCAAATATCATCAATAAAGTTTTGATTACTAGGAATATTGATTCTACCATTTCTGGATTTTTAGCTGCGTTAGCAAGATATATAATCATTACATTGACATTAATAACTTCATTAGGATGTATTGGAGTTCAAACTACTTCTGTTATCGCTATATTAGGAGCAGCTGGAATGGCTGTGGGATTAGCTTTACAAGGTTCATTATCCAATTTTGCAGCAGGTGTTTTATTAGTAATATTACGACCACTTCGTACTGGAGAATATGTAAATTTAGGAAATATATCTGGTACAGTTTTAAACATCCATATATTCTATACTACTCTTAGAACATTAGATGGAAAAATGGTTGTTATACCTAACGGGAAAATTATATCAGGAAACATAATTAATTATTCTAGAGAAAAAACTAGAAGAAACGAGTTCATCATTAGTGTATCATATAATTCTGATATTGATGTAGTAATAAAAGTATTAAAAAACGTTTTAGAAAATGAAGAAAGAGTATTAAAAGATAAAGATATTATTGTCGGATTGAGTGAATTAGCTCCATCTTCTCTTAACTTTATTGTACGCTGTTGGAGTCATACGGATGAACTCAACATAGTATATTGGGACTTAATGGCACAATTTAAAAAAGCTTTAGATTCCAATAATATTGATATCCCTTATCCTCATCTTGAAGTATATTATCATAAAAAAAAATAATTCAAACAAATTTTTACACTTACCTAACAAAAGCTATGTTTATATTATATAAATCCTATAATTTTCATTGTCTTATGAAAAAAGCATGTTCTATTATAACTACAACTCCATTATGCAATCCATTAGCTAATGAAATATTCATTACACCAAATGAAACCATAAATCACTGGATAAAAATATTTATAGCTCAACAATGCTCAATAGCATCAAATATTAAATTTTTTAAATTTAACGAATTCGCGTGGACAGTTTTTCAACATATAAATCCTAAAAAATATGCTAAATCAGAGTTTGAAAAATATCATCTAATATGGAAGATGATGAATATAAAAAATATTAACCATCTAACTAAATTTATTAGTAATAGCCATTCCAAAACAAAATTATTCGAAATAATATCTTTTGTATCACAACAATTCAAAGAATATTTGTTTTATCGACCAGACTTAATACAGAAATGGGAACAAATTTCCAAAAATCCACTTAATATAAATTTATCATGCATGGATCAAAACAAATTATTATGGACAACTCTTATAAAATATATGCAACATAGAAATCAACCAACATGGAACTATGCAAACTTACTTTTTCTTCTAGAAAAAAAAATACAACAAAAAAACATCAATATGAATACATTTCCATCAAGAATATTTGTTTTTGGAAACGACATTTTAACACCATATAACATAATAATGTTAAAAAAAATAAGTAATTTATGTTCAATTTATTTCCTTTATATCACTCCATATAAAAAAGAAAAAATACTGCTAAAGGCAATAAAACCTAAAACACATCAATGTAATTTCATGAAAGAATGTACATCACATTTTTTTAAAGCAACAATATGTTGTAAAAAATATATCGATACAACCTTAAATACACATCATGATATCACAAACATTTCATTATGGGGAAAATATGGATATGATTACACTTTATTATTAAGCTTAATAAGCAAAAAAGAAATAAATGTATTTAATATACCACAACCTATTAGTTTACTACAAAAAATACAAAAAAATATAATACAAACTAATTTGAACTTAAATGCAAAAAAAAACAAAAAAAACATCGATTATAGTATAAATAAGAGAGTAATATATAATAACGACAAATCTATTTCTATACACATATGCACTACATTAAAAAGAGAAATAGAAGTCTTACATGATAATTTACTTGATGTACTTAACAATCATGATGATATACTATTTCATGATATTCTTATTATTAGTAAAAATATAAATAAATATGTTCCATTTATTCATTCTATATTTAATTCAATCAACCCTAAACATCGAATTCCTTTCTACATTACGTCTACTTCTAATGAAAACAAAAACACAATTTCAAATATTATTTTAAAAATACTAGATTTACCTAATAATCCACTTGATGAAAAAAATATTTTTAATTTTTTAAAAAGTTCTTTTATACTAAAAAAATTTAATATAAAAGAAAAAGAAATAATCATTTTATTAAAAATAATAAAAAAATTTCAAATTAAATCAGAAACTAATAATACTTTAAAAAAACATAAACCACCAAAAATTAATCAAGAATATACTTTTAGTAATGAGGAGAAAAGAATATTTCTTGGAAAAGCAATTAATGATGTCAGTTATACAATATGGAACACAATTGTACCTTTCAATTATTTAAACGAAAAACATTATACAATATTCAGTAAATTAATAACATTTAAATTATTGTTACACAAATGGAAAAAAAAACTATCTATTTCAAAACCATTAACATCTTGGAAAATTATCTTCGAACAGCTTTTAAATGATTTCTTTACACGAAATGAAATTCAAAAAGAAGAAATAATATCTATTAAAAAAAATTGGAATAAAATAGTTGAACCTGGAATTCAAGAAGGTTATACAAAAAAACTTCCTGCAAAATTATTAAAAAATGAACTACTAAAAAACATTTCTCAAAAAAAAAATATATACAATTGCTTTGCTGGAAGAGTGACTTTTTGTAACGGATTTATATTAAGAAGTATACCATTTAAAGTCATTTGTATTATCGGAATGAACGATAAATTTATTATTCAAAAAATTCCTACTAAACATCTTAATTTAATACATAAATACCCAAGAATATGTGATCCATATAGAAAGAACAAATACGAATATTTATTTTTAGAAACAATACTAGCAACGCAAAAAATATTATTAATTAGCTATCCCAAAGAATCCGAAAAAAATAATAAAACTAATCAAAGATCCATACTAATTGATCAATTATTGTCATATATTTCCAAAAATTTCTACATTTTTAACAAAAAATGTAGAAAAGAAAGAAAAGATAACAAAAAAAAATTAATTTTTCACTTATGCTATTTTCACACCGATAAACCATACAATATTAAAAATTTCATTACAGGATCTAAATATCAAAGTTTTAATGAAACCTGGCTAAAAATTTCTAAATTAAAACAAAAAAATAAAAAAAACTTTGAAACAACTCTTCAAACAATAACATTTAAAGATATCATGTTATCCGAATTAATTACATTTTGGAAACATCCCGTTCAATATTTTTTCAATAAACGACTTCATATCATACTTAACAATGTTAAAAATATAGATTTAAATAAAGAAAACTTTTCAATTACAAAACTTAATCATTACATAATTAACATGAACATAATTGATTTCTTACTAAAGAAAAAAAATACTAAAAAATTACTTCTATACTACCAATGTAAAGGAATTATACCAATTGGTAATTTAGGAGAAATATATTGGGAAAACCAAATAATTCTAATGACATCTTTATATAAAAAAAGTTATTTAAAAAATAAAAACTTAAGAAATACAAAATTTCGTATAAAAATTAATCAATATACATTATTTGGAATACTAAAAAATAACAACAAAACAGGTTTATTACGCTGGAAACCTACTACTATCAATAACAAAGATATTATTTCTCTATGGTTAGAACATTTAGTATATTGTTCCATATATGAACCTAGTAATAGTACTATATTAGGATTAAAAAATAATAATTGTACTTTTATAAAATTAGAAAAGAAAAAAGCCAAAGATTTATTAAATCAATATATAATTGGATATGTAAAAGGAATGCATAAACCTATATTACTTACAAATTCAGGAATTAACTGGTTAAGTACTATATATGATAAAAAATATAAAATAATTTCTACAAAAGCTACTCAATTACAAAAATCAAAAAAAAATATGATCGCAGCGTGGGAGGGAAATAATTGGAAAATAGGAGAAAAAGATGATTTATATTTAAAAAAAATAATTACAACTTTAGACGAAAAAAATATATCTAAAATATGTACTACAGCTAAAAAATGGATTCTTCCTATATTAAAATACATTCAATAAAAAATAAAAATAATTCATATATAAACAATAACTTAAAAATAATAAAATATGAAAAAAATAAAATCAATATCTACTAACGATGTGGTAAATTTACCTTTATCAGGAAAAATATTAATTGAAGCATCAGCAGGAACAGGAAAAACATTTTCTTTAATTATTATATATCTAAGATTAATTCTAGGCATTGGAAAAATATCTAACATTCATCGAACATTTTTAATTAAAGAAATTTTAGTAGTCACGTTTACAGAACATTCAAAAGAAGAAATAAAAAATAGAATAAAAAAATATATTTTTGAATTTAAAAAAATATGTAAAAAAAAAAAGTAACGACATTGTATTACAACACTTGTTAAATAAAATTAAAAATTTAGATGAAGCTATTCATTTATTACATCGAGCAGAAAAATCAATAAATGAATTAGCTGTTTATACTATACATGAATTTTGTTATCAATCACTAAACATCAATAAATTTTGCTCTAATATATTATTCCAAAACAAAATAATAAAAAATAAATATCATTTATACCTTCAATCTAGTAGTGACTTTTGGAATGAATATTTAATTTCTTTACCAAAAAATATTGCTAAAATTATAGTCAAGTACTTTAAAAATCCAAATACCCTTCTGAATTATATATTACCATTGCTATCAAAAAATCATGCAAAAAAAAATACATCTATCAAGAAGAAAATCAACCTCATTCAATTTTATAACATGCTCATTCAAGAAATAAAAATCTTCAAAAAAAAATGGCTAAAAAATTGTTCAATAATGCTGATATCAATAAATAAATCTAATATAAACAAGCGTAGCTATAATAAATCTAATTTATCCCGATGGACAAAAATTATTAACATATGGGCTCTTCATAAAACAGAAAATTTTGATATTCCTAAAGAGTTGCAATATTTTAAAAAAAGTTATTTAATAAAAAAAACCTCCAACGGGGAAATACCAAAAAACAACATATTTGAAATAATTGAAAACTTCTTAGAAATTAATTTTTCGTTAAAAAAAATATTTGTTTTAGAAGCTATTGTACAAATCGAAAAACGATTTAATAAGAAAAAAGAAACAAAAGGACTTTTTGATTTTAATGATTTAATTCAATTTCTTTATACTATTTTAAATAAAAAAAACGAGACAATTACAAAAATAATTAAAAAACAATACCCAATATTATTAATCGATGAATTTCAGGACACAGATTATCAACAATACCAAATATTTAAAAAAATTTATCATTTAAAAGAAGATTTATGTATTTTCATAGGTGATCCTAAACAAGCTATTTATAGCTTTAGAGGAGCTAATATTAAATCATATATAACTGCAAAAAAAAATATAAACAACTGCTACCAACTCAAAATTAACTGGAGATCTTCTAAAGAAATAGTAGAAAGTTTAAATTTACTGTTTTTAAGAAAAAAAAATATTTTTTTACTTCCTGAAATCAATTTTATTCCAGCAAAATCTACTTATAAAAATAAACAAATAGAATTTCAAATAAACGGAATACCTCAACCAGCTTTACACTTTGTATTAAAAAAAACACCTACTATAGGAATTACTGACTATAAAACATGGATTACAGAAATATGTATAAATTATATTTCATTCTGGTTAAATGAAGGAAGAAACGGAAATGCTGTTATCATACATCATAAACAAACTCGATACCTTACTCCAAAAGATATTTGTATATTAGTAAATAACAAACAAGAAGCAGCTATTATACAAACAGCTTTATGCAAGGCAAATATTAAAACCACATATCTCTCAAAAAGAGAAAGCGTATTTCATAGTACTGAAGCAATAGAATTATTATGGATTTTTAAAGCTATTTTAAATCCCAAAAATAAATTCTTATTAAAACGCGCTATGTCTACCACAATTATAGATAAAACAAGTAAAGATATCGATCTCCTTACAACAAAATACTCCCTTTGGTCAATTATAATAGATACATTTTATGAATATTTAGTTATTTGGAAAAATTTCGGCATCACAAATATGATTCATAAAATAATCATAAATCATAAAATAAATGCAACAGATAATTCTTGTACCTATTCTCCTAACATTTCAAATATTTTACATATTGGAGAATTATTAGAAAAAAAATTTGAAAAAATTAAAAAGAAACATTTTTTAATTTTATGGTTAGAAAAAAAAATAGAAGAAAAACATGACGTCCCTCACACAGATTACATACGAGAAAACAATGATAAAAACTGTATAGAAATTGTCACTATTCATAAATCCAAAGGTCTTGAATATCCAATAATATGGATGCCTTTTTTTATAACTTTATATAGCACAAATCCTAATATCAGTAACGTCACAAACTCCACATCAAATACCATAGAATTAAAAAAAACATTATCAGAAGATATGCGACTTTTGTATGTAGCATTAACAAGAACCATTGTTCACTGTTGTATAGGAATTGCATCTATAAATAACAAAAAAAAGAAAGACATAAAAAACTATTCAGACATTCATAACAATGCTTTAGGTTATATAATACAATCAGGAAAAAAATGCAATTATCAACAACTATATAATATTCTCTTAAAAATGAGCCATAATAAAAATATAAAAATTTCCTTGAAATCACCTGAAATTAATATTACCAATACAAAACAATACAAAAAATGTATACAACTCAAAAATCGCAAATTAAAGAGAACATTAGAATACAATTATAAAATCACTAGTTATTCCCAATTAAAGAATAACGATACTTCTTTAATATTAACGGGGAAAAACTACCACAATTGTATTAATACCGATATTAAGATACATAACAAAAATGAAATTGAACTCACGCCGCATACTTTCCCAAGAGGTAAAAACATTGGAGTATTTATTCACAAAATATTAAAACACATTCATTTTCATAAAGACATAAATATCACTTGGATATCTCAACAACTTGAAAAAAATAACTTCAAAAAACACTGGGGAAACATGTTACAAGATTGGATCTATAAAATTTTAAATACGCCATTAAATAACTATAATCTTTGTCTATCTCAATTAAATCCTAATAATTATGTTAAAGAACTAGAATTTTTTTTACCTATAAAAAATAAACTCACAGATACAAAACTAAA
Coding sequences:
- the tusA gene encoding sulfurtransferase TusA, producing the protein MNIKKNAKYKLLDLRTLRCPEPLMLLRKTIREINSGTILLILADDPSTIRDIPNFCHFMNHILLKFVINKLPYQYLVQKGNTFSTNS
- the fbaA gene encoding class II fructose-bisphosphate aldolase, with amino-acid sequence MCNILSLINPGVINGCDALKIFEIAKKNCFAIPAINCIGTDSINIVLETAKKVNSPVIIQFSYGGSNFISGKGLKTSSRHKQAILGAISGAQHVHLMAKYYEIPVILHTDHCNKTMLPWIDELIKKGEKYFKINKKPLFTSHMIDLSNEPLEFNLSQCKQYLKKMNNINMMLEMELGCTGGEEDGIDNTDIDNSLLYTKPTDVNAAYEYLSSISPCFTIAASFGNVHGVYKSGNVNLRPTILKESQNYVRKKHNLSYDPLNFVFHGGSGSSLKDIKTSIKYGVIKMNIDTDVQWAAWKGILKFYKKNHMYLQTQLGNPYGSDKPNKKYYDPRVWIRSSQSSVSNYLKKIFKILNSNNTL
- a CDS encoding phosphoglycerate kinase, which translates into the protein MPIITIKDLSLANKTVLIRSDLNVPIQNQKIVSYARIHASLPTIQLALKKHAKVIVASHLGRPEEEKYNSSLSLFPIFKYFKKMFKDTKVNFCKDYLHGIDIQSGELAVLENVRFNKGEKNNSISLSKAYANLCDIFVMDAFGTLHRNEASTYGLTKYSKIACAGLLLQHELTTLKKFLKNPIRPLVTIVGGAKVSTKFNLLKSLSKISDTLIVGGGIANTFISIDHNVGKSLHEPNFVDQAKLLRDNYNIFVPIDSRVSTTFNKDSIGISKNISDININEEIMDFGDKTIEKMVPILKKAKTIFWNGPIGVFEFKNFRKGTEILANTIANSNAFSIAGGGDTLSVIEKLNIKNKISYISTGGGSFLKFLEQGEFPIIKLLKNCV
- the asd gene encoding aspartate-semialdehyde dehydrogenase, with amino-acid sequence MKKSVGFVGWRGMVGSVLMQRIEEENDFCFFDPVFFSTSQINKKGPIFNSQYYGHLRNAYNLDILQELDIIVTCQGSEYTKNVYYKLRQRGWKGYWIDAASHLRMKDESAIVLDPINLSVINESLNNNIKTFVGGNCTVSLMLMSLGGLFSNNLIDWVMVSTYQAASGSGASHMIELLMQMNMLCKEVIDDIDNPSQSILSIEKKISKISLSKDFPVNNFRVPLVGSLIPWIDIKIKNGQSKEEWKIQAETNKILSSKQDIIIDGLCVRIGSLRCHSQSFMIKLKQDISITDIEHILSNHNDWVKVIPNEIDETIKYLTPCAVTGTLMTPVGRLRKLNLGNKYISAFTVGDQLLWGAAEPLRRMLKLLVD
- a CDS encoding YhgN family NAAT transporter; this translates as MNEMISSTILLILIMDPLGNLPIFMSILKNLEPKRRRIVLLREMTVALIIMLLFLFAGEKILTLLNLKTETVSISGGIILFLIAIKMIFPSHHYEKEKPYISEEPFLVPLAIPLVAGPSLLATLIVLSHEYLNKIIYLTGSLLIAWTCTVIILLLSNMFLRLFGAKGVDALERLMGLILIMLSTQMFLDGVKSWFHI
- the mscS gene encoding small-conductance mechanosensitive channel MscS, with the translated sequence MEKLNVVNDIHHAGNWLIRNQELLLGYVMNFVSAIIILIVGFFIAKIVSNIINKVLITRNIDSTISGFLAALARYIIITLTLITSLGCIGVQTTSVIAILGAAGMAVGLALQGSLSNFAAGVLLVILRPLRTGEYVNLGNISGTVLNIHIFYTTLRTLDGKMVVIPNGKIISGNIINYSREKTRRNEFIISVSYNSDIDVVIKVLKNVLENEERVLKDKDIIVGLSELAPSSLNFIVRCWSHTDELNIVYWDLMAQFKKALDSNNIDIPYPHLEVYYHKKK